In Paraburkholderia youngii, the genomic stretch CGGCTTTCAGAAAGAGGTGCGCGACCGCATGCTGTCGGTGCTCGCGCACGTCGAGATCTTTTCGCCGACCGGGTCGATGCCCGACTGGCAGCTGACCGCGAAGGAAGCGCGGCAGAACCAGCTGGTGATCGGCGCGGCGCCCTACGTCGAGGCCCAGGCGCTGCTCACGCGCCAGGATGCGGTGAGCGGCGTCGCGTTGCGCGGCATCGAGCCGACGCTCGAACCGGAAGTGTCCGATATCGGCAAGGAAATGAAGGGCGGCAAGCTGACCGACCTCCTGCCCGGCGACTTCGGCATCGTGCTCGGCGCCGATCTCGCGGCCAACCTCGGCGTGCAGTTGAACGACAAGATCACGCTCGTCGCGCCCGAAGGCACGATCACGCCCGCCGGCATGCTGCCGCGCCTGAAGCAGTTCACGGTGGTCGGCATTTTCGAGTCGGGCCACTACGAATACGACAGCACGCTCGCGCTGATCAACATCAAGGACGCACAGGCGCTGTTCCGGCTGCCCGCGCCGACCGGCGTGCGGCTGAGGCTCACCGACATGCAGCGCGCGCCGGAAGTCGCGCGTCAGCTCGCGCGCACGCTGTCGGGCGATCTGTACATTCGCGACTGGACCCAGCAGAACAAGACCTGGTTCTCGGCGGTGCAGATCGAAAAGCGCATGATGTTCATCATCCTGACGCTGATCATTGCGGTGGCCGCGTTCAATCTGGTGTCGTCGCTGGTGATGACGGTGACCAACAAGCAGGCCGATATCGCGATCCTGCGTACGCTCGGCGCGCAGCCCGGCTCGATCATGAAGATCTTCGTCGTGCAGGGTGTGACGATCGGCTTCATCGGCACGGCGACCGGCGTCGCGCTCGGCTGCCTGATCGCGTGGAGCATTCCGTGGCTGGTGCCGATGATCGAGCATCTGCTCGGCGTGCAGTTCCTGCCGCCGTCGGTGTACTTCATCAGCGAGCTGCCGTCCGAGCTGGTTCCGGCCGACGTCGCTCGCATCGGCATCATCGCGTTCGTGCTGTCCGCGCTCGCGACGCTGTATCCGAGCTGGCGCGGCGCGAAGGTCCGTCCGGCGGAGGCGCTGCGCTATGAATGACCGCCTCGTCCATCCCTCAACCGATTCATCCATGAACGCTCAGGACCCCGCATCGTATCCGTACGTGCTCGAAGCCACCGGCATTTCCAAATCGTTCGTGCAGGGTGGCCTGAACGTGCAGGTGCTCAACAATGCCGAGCTCGCCGTGCGGCGCGGCGAGAAGCTCGCGATCGTCGGCGCGTCGGGCTCCGGCAAGAGCACACTGCTGCAC encodes the following:
- a CDS encoding lipoprotein-releasing ABC transporter permease subunit — encoded protein: MKFPYEWQIGWRYTRAGKRTTGNGFISFIALVSMSGIALGVAALIVVLSVMNGFQKEVRDRMLSVLAHVEIFSPTGSMPDWQLTAKEARQNQLVIGAAPYVEAQALLTRQDAVSGVALRGIEPTLEPEVSDIGKEMKGGKLTDLLPGDFGIVLGADLAANLGVQLNDKITLVAPEGTITPAGMLPRLKQFTVVGIFESGHYEYDSTLALINIKDAQALFRLPAPTGVRLRLTDMQRAPEVARQLARTLSGDLYIRDWTQQNKTWFSAVQIEKRMMFIILTLIIAVAAFNLVSSLVMTVTNKQADIAILRTLGAQPGSIMKIFVVQGVTIGFIGTATGVALGCLIAWSIPWLVPMIEHLLGVQFLPPSVYFISELPSELVPADVARIGIIAFVLSALATLYPSWRGAKVRPAEALRYE